One region of Bombus affinis isolate iyBomAffi1 chromosome 5, iyBomAffi1.2, whole genome shotgun sequence genomic DNA includes:
- the LOC126915952 gene encoding protein retinal degeneration B isoform X5 encodes MLIKEYRIPLPLTVEEYRIAQLYMIAKKSREESQGAGSGVEIIENEPYSDGPGGNGQYTHKIYHVGSHLPEWFKSLLPRSALIAKEEAWNAYPYTKTRYTCPFVEKFSIEIETYYFPDNGYQENVFKLSGSDLRNRIVDVIDIVKDQYTGDYVKDEDPKLYVSQKTGRGPLTESWLEEYWADVKGKQQPTPSGKSLMCAYKLCRVEFRYWGVQTKLEKFIHDVALRKTMVRAHRQAWAWQDEWNGLTMEDIRKIERQTQLALQKRMANAEGDGEATNDNQDRAVSNTTMTPQESNVATTLAATLGSIEKNEDPQSPPSARKSTDIPNTAGSSEGDVSPEDSPTEVPDLRNAPTEEKTDAKKGWKKNKMSSPCSNKSFDMQIANWRMESIVRESESGSEDEFFDCQAEEEDNTFTSPTMANKEDDTIFSPSYLQRMASERSSKRLQISTSASIDASYPASPQHSPTHQPCKTTVLLIVMHAGSVLDANVDLTAKKSDITTFKGAFESVMRQHYPSMVGHVAIKFVSCPPICTEGLGILSSLSPYSFDVSPSSMDAPQVTHDTIPIGAIPLLASSTPEYQDTVSRVIAGANQVYHDFIKSDEGRGFTGQICFIGDSVGAILTYDALCRSAHSRHNSENNILDNQGIENSTNAEDGKHLTAPSPRRKSSSISDTPSHCKLDFEVGEFFMFGSPLALVLAYRKISSDKTSNIRRPLVNQVYNLFHPTEPVAARLEPLISARFSLLPPVNVARYQKYPLGNGQPYHLLEAIQTNPQLFTDGLNIPNMSMSHLRRLSDISIHSTMSGVVENVPLKVVSNLTQKWWGTKRLDYALYCPEGLANFPTNSLPQIFHASYWESLDVIAFILRQLGRFDLSLLTNEEKELSCFRPGQPREKWNKKRTSVKLKNVAANHRANDVIVKEGTPQILIARFMYGPIDVIALTGEKVDIHIMKDAPAGEWTHLSTEVTDKNGRITYKIPDDKALEHGLYPIKMIVRGDHTSVDFFLAVIPPKTECVVFSIDGSFTASMSVSGKDPKVRAGAVDVVRHWQELGYLIIYITARPDMQQQKVVSWLSQHNFPHGLVSFADGLSTDPLGHKAAYLHKLIQEHGVIIHYAYGSSKDISVYTAINLKQNQIFIIGKVSKKYHSLATILHDGYAAHLSMLQAHGGSRPAQGNARMVIPRGQFGLPGQNASLRRRSSFRLAKRAVSQPTPGKGIHPLERSTSVGPSISSHTASTRSTAPEKL; translated from the exons ATGTTGATAAAAGAATATCGAATACCGCTGCCTCTCACCGTCGAGGAGTATAGAATTGCTCAGCTTTACATGATAGCG AAAAAATCTAGAGAAGAAAGTCAAGGGGCAGGCAGCGGTGTAGAGATTATAGAGAACGAGCCTTATAGCGATGGCCCAGGTGGAAACGGACAATATACCCATAAGATTTATCACGTGGGTAGTCATCTTCCAGAATGGTTCAAAAGTTTGCTGCCGAGATCCGCGTTGATCGCCAAAGAAGAAGCATGGAATGCTTACCCCTATACGAAGACCCGTTACACTTGCCCCTTCGTTGAAAAGTTTTCTATCGAAATAGAAACATACTATTTTCCCGACAATGGTTACCAAGAAAATGTCTTCAAGCTAAGCGGTAGCGATTTGAGAAATAGAATCGTAG ACGTAATTGATATCGTAAAAGATCAATACACGGGTGATTACGTGAAAGACGAGGATCCTAAATTATACGTGTCCCAAAAGACCGGTCGAGGACCTCTCACGGAATCATGGCTAGAGGAATACTGGGCTGACGTAAAA GGGAAACAACAACCGACTCCATCCGGAAAGTCTTTAATGTGCGCGTACAAGTTATGCCGTGTAGAGTTCCGATATTGGGGTGTGCAAACAAAATTAGAAAAGTTCATACACGATGTAG CCTTGAGGAAAACGATGGTTAGAGCTCACAGACAAGCCTGGGCCTGGCAAGACGAATGGAATGGTTTGACCATGGAAGATATTCGGAAAATCGAACGACAAACGCAATTGGCGTTGCAGAAGAGAATGGCTAATGCAGAAGGCGATGGGGAAGCAACGAACGACAATCAAGACAGGGCTGTTTCAAACACGACAATGACTCCTCAAGAGTCGAACGTTGCTACGACATTGGCTGCCACGCTTGGGAGCATCGAGAAAAACGAAGATCCTCAAAGTCCCCCAAGTGCCAGAAAATCGACCGATATACCTAACACAGCTGGTAGTTCAGAGGGTGACGTTAGCCCCGAAGATTCACCGACCGAAGTACCCGACCTTAG AAATGCTCCTACTGAAGAGAAAACAGACGCTAAAAAGGGATGGAAGAAGAACAAGATGAGTTCGCCGTGTTCGAACAAAAGTTTCGATATGCAGATAGCGAATTGGCGTATGGAAAGTATCGTAAGAGAATCCGAATCTGGTAGCGAAGATGAGTTTTTTGACTGTCAAG CAGAAGAGGAGGACAATACGTTCACTTCGCCTACCATGGCAAATAAAGAAG acgACACGATATTTTCACCTTCGTACCTGCAACGTATGGCTAGTGAACGTAGCAGTAAAAGGTTACAAATCTCTACGTCAGCCAGCATCGACGCCTCGTATCCGGCTTCACCTCAACATTCGCCAACTCATCAACCATGCAAAACTACTGTCCTTCTTATTGTGATGCATGCTGGCAGTGTACTAG ATGCGAACGTTGACTTGACGGCGAAAAAATCGGACATTACAACTTTCAAAGGAGCCTTTGAGTCAGTCATGAGACAACACTATCCCAGTATGGTTGGACACGTGGCCATTAAATTTGTTTCTTGTCCACCTATTTGTACCGAAGGTCTTGGTATTTTATCGAG CCTAAGTCCTTATAGTTTTGATGTGTCGCCCTCGTCTATGGATGCTCCTCAAGTCACACACGATACTATTCCTATCGGTGCTATACCTTTGCTCGCTAGTTCAACTCCTGAATATCAGGACACCGTATCACGAGTTATAGCTGGAGCAAACCAAGTTTATCACGACTTTATCAAGAGCGACGAGGGTCGAGGTTTCACGGGGCAAATTTGCTTTATTGGAGATTCAGTAGGAGCGATTTTAACATATGACGCTTTGTGTAGATCAGCTCACTCTAGACATAATAGCGAGAACAATATTTTGGATAATCAGGGCATTGAAAATAGCACGAATGCCGAAGATGGCAAACACCTGACTGCACCTTCTCCTAGAAGGAAATCTTCTAGTATAAG tgatacCCCCTCACATTGTAAATTGGATTTCGAAGTAGGAGAATTTTTCATGTTTGGTAGTCCACTTGCTCTGGTATTGGCGTATAGAAAAATTTCCTCGGATAAAACTAGTAATATAAGAAGACCGTTGGTGAATCAGGTGTATAATTTATTCCATCCTACTGAACCTGTAGCCGCTAGATTAGAACCACTGATTTCTGCAAGGTTTTCTCTTCTTCCACCCGTGAACGTGGCTCGATATCAAAAGTATCCATTAGGAAACGGACAGCCTTATCATTTGT TGGAAGCTATCCAGACTAATCCACAATTGTTTACGGATGGATTGAATATCCCAAATATGTCAATGTCCCATTTAAGACGGCTGTCCGATATATCGATTCACAGTACGATGTCTGGTGTGGTTGAAAATGTTCCTTTAAAAGTAGTATCTAATT TAACGCAAAAATGGTGGGGTACAAAGAGATTAGATTACGCTCTCTATTGCCCAGAGGGTTTAGCCAATTTTCCCACGAACTCTTTACCTCAAATTTTTCACGCTAGCTATTGGGAGTCACTTGATGTTATTGCATTTATTCTGCGACAATTAGGCAGATTTGATTTATCATTACTCACAAACGAGGAGAAAGAATTATCTTGTTTCCGTCCAGGTCAACCTAGAGAAAAGTGGAATAAGAAACGTACTTCCGTTAAACTTAAG AATGTTGCTGCCAATCATAGAGCAAATGACGTAATTGTTAAAGAAGGAACACCACAAATCCTGATTGCTAGATTTATGTATGGTCCAATTGACGTTATTGCTTTAACAG GCGAGAAAGTGGACATTCACATTATGAAAGATGCTCCAGCAGGGGAATGGACGCATTTATCAACTGAAGTAACTGATAAAAATGGTAGAATAACATATAAAATACCCGATGATAAAGCATTGGAACATGGACTTTACCCAATTAAAATGATTGTTAG GGGTGATCATACATCCGTAGACTTTTTCTTGGCTGTGATTCCACCAAAAACAGAGTGCGTGGTATTTAGTATAGATGGTTCGTTTACTGCGAGTATGTCCGTTAGCGGGAAAGACCCGAAAGTTAGAGCTGGAGCTGTTGATGTCGTCAG GCATTGGCAAGAACTgggatatttaattatatatattactgCAAGACCTGATATGCAACAGCAGAAAGTCGTTTCCTGGTTGTCTCAACACAACTTCCCTCATGGTCTTGTGTCCTTTGCAGATGGTCTTTCGACAGATCCACTTGGTCATAAAGCTGCGTACTTACATAAACTCATACAG GAACACGGTGTAATAATTCATTACGCATACGGCAGTAGTAAGGATATCAGTGTTTACACGGCGATTAATCTTAAACAAAATCAAATATTCATCATTGGGAAAGTATCAAAGAAGTACCACTCCTTGGCAACGATCCTTCATGATGGTTATGCTGCTCATTTGAGTATGCTACAGGCGCACGGAGGCTCGAGACCTGCTCAGGGTAATGCACGTATGGTGATCCCAAGAGGTCAGTTCGGTTTACCCGGACAAAATGCTTCTCTACGACGAAGAAG CTCTTTTAGGTTGGCGAAGCGTGCTGTATCGCAACCAACGCCAGGTAAAGGGATACATCCATTGGAACGATCAACAAGCGTTGGGCCTTCAATCTCATCGCACACTGCGTCAACCAGATCTACGGCACCAGAGAAACTCTGA
- the LOC126915952 gene encoding protein retinal degeneration B isoform X4: MLIKEYRIPLPLTVEEYRIAQLYMIAKKSREESQGAGSGVEIIENEPYSDGPGGNGQYTHKIYHVGSHLPEWFKSLLPRSALIAKEEAWNAYPYTKTRYTCPFVEKFSIEIETYYFPDNGYQENVFKLSGSDLRNRIVDVIDIVKDQYTGDYVKDEDPKLYVSQKTGRGPLTESWLEEYWADVKGKQQPTPSGKSLMCAYKLCRVEFRYWGVQTKLEKFIHDVALRKTMVRAHRQAWAWQDEWNGLTMEDIRKIERQTQLALQKRMANAEGDGEATNDNQDRAVSNTTMTPQESNVATTLAATLGSIEKNEDPQSPPSARKSTDIPNTAGSSEGDVSPEDSPTEVPDLRNAPTEEKTDAKKGWKKNKMSSPCSNKSFDMQIANWRMESIVRESESGSEDEFFDCQAGFIIPIIREEEEDNTFTSPTMANKEDDTIFSPSYLQRMASERSSKRLQISTSASIDASYPASPQHSPTHQPCKTTVLLIVMHAGSVLDANVDLTAKKSDITTFKGAFESVMRQHYPSMVGHVAIKFVSCPPICTEGLGILSSLSPYSFDVSPSSMDAPQVTHDTIPIGAIPLLASSTPEYQDTVSRVIAGANQVYHDFIKSDEGRGFTGQICFIGDSVGAILTYDALCRSAHSRHNSENNILDNQGIENSTNAEDGKHLTAPSPRRKSSSISDTPSHCKLDFEVGEFFMFGSPLALVLAYRKISSDKTSNIRRPLVNQVYNLFHPTEPVAARLEPLISARFSLLPPVNVARYQKYPLGNGQPYHLLEAIQTNPQLFTDGLNIPNMSMSHLRRLSDISIHSTMSGVVENVPLKVVSNLTQKWWGTKRLDYALYCPEGLANFPTNSLPQIFHASYWESLDVIAFILRQLGRFDLSLLTNEEKELSCFRPGQPREKWNKKRTSVKLKNVAANHRANDVIVKEGTPQILIARFMYGPIDVIALTGEKVDIHIMKDAPAGEWTHLSTEVTDKNGRITYKIPDDKALEHGLYPIKMIVRGDHTSVDFFLAVIPPKTECVVFSIDGSFTASMSVSGKDPKVRAGAVDVVRHWQELGYLIIYITARPDMQQQKVVSWLSQHNFPHGLVSFADGLSTDPLGHKAAYLHKLIQEHGVIIHYAYGSSKDISVYTAINLKQNQIFIIGKVSKKYHSLATILHDGYAAHLSMLQAHGGSRPAQGNARMVIPRGQFGLPGQNASLRRRSSFRLAKRAVSQPTPGKGIHPLERSTSVGPSISSHTASTRSTAPEKL, translated from the exons ATGTTGATAAAAGAATATCGAATACCGCTGCCTCTCACCGTCGAGGAGTATAGAATTGCTCAGCTTTACATGATAGCG AAAAAATCTAGAGAAGAAAGTCAAGGGGCAGGCAGCGGTGTAGAGATTATAGAGAACGAGCCTTATAGCGATGGCCCAGGTGGAAACGGACAATATACCCATAAGATTTATCACGTGGGTAGTCATCTTCCAGAATGGTTCAAAAGTTTGCTGCCGAGATCCGCGTTGATCGCCAAAGAAGAAGCATGGAATGCTTACCCCTATACGAAGACCCGTTACACTTGCCCCTTCGTTGAAAAGTTTTCTATCGAAATAGAAACATACTATTTTCCCGACAATGGTTACCAAGAAAATGTCTTCAAGCTAAGCGGTAGCGATTTGAGAAATAGAATCGTAG ACGTAATTGATATCGTAAAAGATCAATACACGGGTGATTACGTGAAAGACGAGGATCCTAAATTATACGTGTCCCAAAAGACCGGTCGAGGACCTCTCACGGAATCATGGCTAGAGGAATACTGGGCTGACGTAAAA GGGAAACAACAACCGACTCCATCCGGAAAGTCTTTAATGTGCGCGTACAAGTTATGCCGTGTAGAGTTCCGATATTGGGGTGTGCAAACAAAATTAGAAAAGTTCATACACGATGTAG CCTTGAGGAAAACGATGGTTAGAGCTCACAGACAAGCCTGGGCCTGGCAAGACGAATGGAATGGTTTGACCATGGAAGATATTCGGAAAATCGAACGACAAACGCAATTGGCGTTGCAGAAGAGAATGGCTAATGCAGAAGGCGATGGGGAAGCAACGAACGACAATCAAGACAGGGCTGTTTCAAACACGACAATGACTCCTCAAGAGTCGAACGTTGCTACGACATTGGCTGCCACGCTTGGGAGCATCGAGAAAAACGAAGATCCTCAAAGTCCCCCAAGTGCCAGAAAATCGACCGATATACCTAACACAGCTGGTAGTTCAGAGGGTGACGTTAGCCCCGAAGATTCACCGACCGAAGTACCCGACCTTAG AAATGCTCCTACTGAAGAGAAAACAGACGCTAAAAAGGGATGGAAGAAGAACAAGATGAGTTCGCCGTGTTCGAACAAAAGTTTCGATATGCAGATAGCGAATTGGCGTATGGAAAGTATCGTAAGAGAATCCGAATCTGGTAGCGAAGATGAGTTTTTTGACTGTCAAG CTGGGTTCATTATACCTATTATACGCGAAG AAGAGGAGGACAATACGTTCACTTCGCCTACCATGGCAAATAAAGAAG acgACACGATATTTTCACCTTCGTACCTGCAACGTATGGCTAGTGAACGTAGCAGTAAAAGGTTACAAATCTCTACGTCAGCCAGCATCGACGCCTCGTATCCGGCTTCACCTCAACATTCGCCAACTCATCAACCATGCAAAACTACTGTCCTTCTTATTGTGATGCATGCTGGCAGTGTACTAG ATGCGAACGTTGACTTGACGGCGAAAAAATCGGACATTACAACTTTCAAAGGAGCCTTTGAGTCAGTCATGAGACAACACTATCCCAGTATGGTTGGACACGTGGCCATTAAATTTGTTTCTTGTCCACCTATTTGTACCGAAGGTCTTGGTATTTTATCGAG CCTAAGTCCTTATAGTTTTGATGTGTCGCCCTCGTCTATGGATGCTCCTCAAGTCACACACGATACTATTCCTATCGGTGCTATACCTTTGCTCGCTAGTTCAACTCCTGAATATCAGGACACCGTATCACGAGTTATAGCTGGAGCAAACCAAGTTTATCACGACTTTATCAAGAGCGACGAGGGTCGAGGTTTCACGGGGCAAATTTGCTTTATTGGAGATTCAGTAGGAGCGATTTTAACATATGACGCTTTGTGTAGATCAGCTCACTCTAGACATAATAGCGAGAACAATATTTTGGATAATCAGGGCATTGAAAATAGCACGAATGCCGAAGATGGCAAACACCTGACTGCACCTTCTCCTAGAAGGAAATCTTCTAGTATAAG tgatacCCCCTCACATTGTAAATTGGATTTCGAAGTAGGAGAATTTTTCATGTTTGGTAGTCCACTTGCTCTGGTATTGGCGTATAGAAAAATTTCCTCGGATAAAACTAGTAATATAAGAAGACCGTTGGTGAATCAGGTGTATAATTTATTCCATCCTACTGAACCTGTAGCCGCTAGATTAGAACCACTGATTTCTGCAAGGTTTTCTCTTCTTCCACCCGTGAACGTGGCTCGATATCAAAAGTATCCATTAGGAAACGGACAGCCTTATCATTTGT TGGAAGCTATCCAGACTAATCCACAATTGTTTACGGATGGATTGAATATCCCAAATATGTCAATGTCCCATTTAAGACGGCTGTCCGATATATCGATTCACAGTACGATGTCTGGTGTGGTTGAAAATGTTCCTTTAAAAGTAGTATCTAATT TAACGCAAAAATGGTGGGGTACAAAGAGATTAGATTACGCTCTCTATTGCCCAGAGGGTTTAGCCAATTTTCCCACGAACTCTTTACCTCAAATTTTTCACGCTAGCTATTGGGAGTCACTTGATGTTATTGCATTTATTCTGCGACAATTAGGCAGATTTGATTTATCATTACTCACAAACGAGGAGAAAGAATTATCTTGTTTCCGTCCAGGTCAACCTAGAGAAAAGTGGAATAAGAAACGTACTTCCGTTAAACTTAAG AATGTTGCTGCCAATCATAGAGCAAATGACGTAATTGTTAAAGAAGGAACACCACAAATCCTGATTGCTAGATTTATGTATGGTCCAATTGACGTTATTGCTTTAACAG GCGAGAAAGTGGACATTCACATTATGAAAGATGCTCCAGCAGGGGAATGGACGCATTTATCAACTGAAGTAACTGATAAAAATGGTAGAATAACATATAAAATACCCGATGATAAAGCATTGGAACATGGACTTTACCCAATTAAAATGATTGTTAG GGGTGATCATACATCCGTAGACTTTTTCTTGGCTGTGATTCCACCAAAAACAGAGTGCGTGGTATTTAGTATAGATGGTTCGTTTACTGCGAGTATGTCCGTTAGCGGGAAAGACCCGAAAGTTAGAGCTGGAGCTGTTGATGTCGTCAG GCATTGGCAAGAACTgggatatttaattatatatattactgCAAGACCTGATATGCAACAGCAGAAAGTCGTTTCCTGGTTGTCTCAACACAACTTCCCTCATGGTCTTGTGTCCTTTGCAGATGGTCTTTCGACAGATCCACTTGGTCATAAAGCTGCGTACTTACATAAACTCATACAG GAACACGGTGTAATAATTCATTACGCATACGGCAGTAGTAAGGATATCAGTGTTTACACGGCGATTAATCTTAAACAAAATCAAATATTCATCATTGGGAAAGTATCAAAGAAGTACCACTCCTTGGCAACGATCCTTCATGATGGTTATGCTGCTCATTTGAGTATGCTACAGGCGCACGGAGGCTCGAGACCTGCTCAGGGTAATGCACGTATGGTGATCCCAAGAGGTCAGTTCGGTTTACCCGGACAAAATGCTTCTCTACGACGAAGAAG CTCTTTTAGGTTGGCGAAGCGTGCTGTATCGCAACCAACGCCAGGTAAAGGGATACATCCATTGGAACGATCAACAAGCGTTGGGCCTTCAATCTCATCGCACACTGCGTCAACCAGATCTACGGCACCAGAGAAACTCTGA
- the LOC126915952 gene encoding protein retinal degeneration B isoform X7, translating to MLIKEYRIPLPLTVEEYRIAQLYMIAKKSREESQGAGSGVEIIENEPYSDGPGGNGQYTHKIYHVGSHLPEWFKSLLPRSALIAKEEAWNAYPYTKTRYTCPFVEKFSIEIETYYFPDNGYQENVFKLSGSDLRNRIVDVIDIVKDQYTGDYVKDEDPKLYVSQKTGRGPLTESWLEEYWADVKGKQQPTPSGKSLMCAYKLCRVEFRYWGVQTKLEKFIHDVALRKTMVRAHRQAWAWQDEWNGLTMEDIRKIERQTQLALQKRMANAEGDGEATNDNQDRAVSNTTMTPQESNVATTLAATLGSIEKNEDPQSPPSARKSTDIPNTAGSSEGDVSPEDSPTEVPDLRNAPTEEKTDAKKGWKKNKMSSPCSNKSFDMQIANWRMESIVRESESGSEDEFFDCQEGFEDSTSLSKWSSLDLLAEEEDNTFTSPTMANKEDDTIFSPSYLQRMASERSSKRLQISTSASIDASYPASPQHSPTHQPCKTTVLLIVMHAGSVLDANVDLTAKKSDITTFKGAFESVMRQHYPSMVGHVAIKFVSCPPICTEGLGILSSLSPYSFDVSPSSMDAPQVTHDTIPIGAIPLLASSTPEYQDTVSRVIAGANQVYHDFIKSDEGRGFTGQICFIGDSVGAILTYDALCRSAHSRHNSENNILDNQGIENSTNAEDGKHLTAPSPRRKSSSISDTPSHCKLDFEVGEFFMFGSPLALVLAYRKISSDKTSNIRRPLVNQVYNLFHPTEPVAARLEPLISARFSLLPPVNVARYQKYPLGNGQPYHLLEAIQTNPQLFTDGLNIPNMSMSHLRRLSDISIHSTMSGVVENVPLKVVSNLTQKWWGTKRLDYALYCPEGLANFPTNSLPQIFHASYWESLDVIAFILRQLGRFDLSLLTNEEKELSCFRPGQPREKWNKKRTSVKLKNVAANHRANDVIVKEGTPQILIARFMYGPIDVIALTGEKVDIHIMKDAPAGEWTHLSTEVTDKNGRITYKIPDDKALEHGLYPIKMIVRGDHTSVDFFLAVIPPKTECVVFSIDGSFTASMSVSGKDPKVRAGAVDVVRHWQELGYLIIYITARPDMQQQKVVSWLSQHNFPHGLVSFADGLSTDPLGHKAAYLHKLIQEHGVIIHYAYGSSKDISVYTAINLKQNQIFIIGKVSKKYHSLATILHDGYAAHLSMLQAHGGSRPAQGNARMVIPRGQFGLPGQNASLRRRR from the exons ATGTTGATAAAAGAATATCGAATACCGCTGCCTCTCACCGTCGAGGAGTATAGAATTGCTCAGCTTTACATGATAGCG AAAAAATCTAGAGAAGAAAGTCAAGGGGCAGGCAGCGGTGTAGAGATTATAGAGAACGAGCCTTATAGCGATGGCCCAGGTGGAAACGGACAATATACCCATAAGATTTATCACGTGGGTAGTCATCTTCCAGAATGGTTCAAAAGTTTGCTGCCGAGATCCGCGTTGATCGCCAAAGAAGAAGCATGGAATGCTTACCCCTATACGAAGACCCGTTACACTTGCCCCTTCGTTGAAAAGTTTTCTATCGAAATAGAAACATACTATTTTCCCGACAATGGTTACCAAGAAAATGTCTTCAAGCTAAGCGGTAGCGATTTGAGAAATAGAATCGTAG ACGTAATTGATATCGTAAAAGATCAATACACGGGTGATTACGTGAAAGACGAGGATCCTAAATTATACGTGTCCCAAAAGACCGGTCGAGGACCTCTCACGGAATCATGGCTAGAGGAATACTGGGCTGACGTAAAA GGGAAACAACAACCGACTCCATCCGGAAAGTCTTTAATGTGCGCGTACAAGTTATGCCGTGTAGAGTTCCGATATTGGGGTGTGCAAACAAAATTAGAAAAGTTCATACACGATGTAG CCTTGAGGAAAACGATGGTTAGAGCTCACAGACAAGCCTGGGCCTGGCAAGACGAATGGAATGGTTTGACCATGGAAGATATTCGGAAAATCGAACGACAAACGCAATTGGCGTTGCAGAAGAGAATGGCTAATGCAGAAGGCGATGGGGAAGCAACGAACGACAATCAAGACAGGGCTGTTTCAAACACGACAATGACTCCTCAAGAGTCGAACGTTGCTACGACATTGGCTGCCACGCTTGGGAGCATCGAGAAAAACGAAGATCCTCAAAGTCCCCCAAGTGCCAGAAAATCGACCGATATACCTAACACAGCTGGTAGTTCAGAGGGTGACGTTAGCCCCGAAGATTCACCGACCGAAGTACCCGACCTTAG AAATGCTCCTACTGAAGAGAAAACAGACGCTAAAAAGGGATGGAAGAAGAACAAGATGAGTTCGCCGTGTTCGAACAAAAGTTTCGATATGCAGATAGCGAATTGGCGTATGGAAAGTATCGTAAGAGAATCCGAATCTGGTAGCGAAGATGAGTTTTTTGACTGTCAAG AGGGCTTTGAAGATAGCACTTCATTATCTAAATGGAGTTCTTTGGATCTTCTAGCAGAAGAGGAGGACAATACGTTCACTTCGCCTACCATGGCAAATAAAGAAG acgACACGATATTTTCACCTTCGTACCTGCAACGTATGGCTAGTGAACGTAGCAGTAAAAGGTTACAAATCTCTACGTCAGCCAGCATCGACGCCTCGTATCCGGCTTCACCTCAACATTCGCCAACTCATCAACCATGCAAAACTACTGTCCTTCTTATTGTGATGCATGCTGGCAGTGTACTAG ATGCGAACGTTGACTTGACGGCGAAAAAATCGGACATTACAACTTTCAAAGGAGCCTTTGAGTCAGTCATGAGACAACACTATCCCAGTATGGTTGGACACGTGGCCATTAAATTTGTTTCTTGTCCACCTATTTGTACCGAAGGTCTTGGTATTTTATCGAG CCTAAGTCCTTATAGTTTTGATGTGTCGCCCTCGTCTATGGATGCTCCTCAAGTCACACACGATACTATTCCTATCGGTGCTATACCTTTGCTCGCTAGTTCAACTCCTGAATATCAGGACACCGTATCACGAGTTATAGCTGGAGCAAACCAAGTTTATCACGACTTTATCAAGAGCGACGAGGGTCGAGGTTTCACGGGGCAAATTTGCTTTATTGGAGATTCAGTAGGAGCGATTTTAACATATGACGCTTTGTGTAGATCAGCTCACTCTAGACATAATAGCGAGAACAATATTTTGGATAATCAGGGCATTGAAAATAGCACGAATGCCGAAGATGGCAAACACCTGACTGCACCTTCTCCTAGAAGGAAATCTTCTAGTATAAG tgatacCCCCTCACATTGTAAATTGGATTTCGAAGTAGGAGAATTTTTCATGTTTGGTAGTCCACTTGCTCTGGTATTGGCGTATAGAAAAATTTCCTCGGATAAAACTAGTAATATAAGAAGACCGTTGGTGAATCAGGTGTATAATTTATTCCATCCTACTGAACCTGTAGCCGCTAGATTAGAACCACTGATTTCTGCAAGGTTTTCTCTTCTTCCACCCGTGAACGTGGCTCGATATCAAAAGTATCCATTAGGAAACGGACAGCCTTATCATTTGT TGGAAGCTATCCAGACTAATCCACAATTGTTTACGGATGGATTGAATATCCCAAATATGTCAATGTCCCATTTAAGACGGCTGTCCGATATATCGATTCACAGTACGATGTCTGGTGTGGTTGAAAATGTTCCTTTAAAAGTAGTATCTAATT TAACGCAAAAATGGTGGGGTACAAAGAGATTAGATTACGCTCTCTATTGCCCAGAGGGTTTAGCCAATTTTCCCACGAACTCTTTACCTCAAATTTTTCACGCTAGCTATTGGGAGTCACTTGATGTTATTGCATTTATTCTGCGACAATTAGGCAGATTTGATTTATCATTACTCACAAACGAGGAGAAAGAATTATCTTGTTTCCGTCCAGGTCAACCTAGAGAAAAGTGGAATAAGAAACGTACTTCCGTTAAACTTAAG AATGTTGCTGCCAATCATAGAGCAAATGACGTAATTGTTAAAGAAGGAACACCACAAATCCTGATTGCTAGATTTATGTATGGTCCAATTGACGTTATTGCTTTAACAG GCGAGAAAGTGGACATTCACATTATGAAAGATGCTCCAGCAGGGGAATGGACGCATTTATCAACTGAAGTAACTGATAAAAATGGTAGAATAACATATAAAATACCCGATGATAAAGCATTGGAACATGGACTTTACCCAATTAAAATGATTGTTAG GGGTGATCATACATCCGTAGACTTTTTCTTGGCTGTGATTCCACCAAAAACAGAGTGCGTGGTATTTAGTATAGATGGTTCGTTTACTGCGAGTATGTCCGTTAGCGGGAAAGACCCGAAAGTTAGAGCTGGAGCTGTTGATGTCGTCAG GCATTGGCAAGAACTgggatatttaattatatatattactgCAAGACCTGATATGCAACAGCAGAAAGTCGTTTCCTGGTTGTCTCAACACAACTTCCCTCATGGTCTTGTGTCCTTTGCAGATGGTCTTTCGACAGATCCACTTGGTCATAAAGCTGCGTACTTACATAAACTCATACAG GAACACGGTGTAATAATTCATTACGCATACGGCAGTAGTAAGGATATCAGTGTTTACACGGCGATTAATCTTAAACAAAATCAAATATTCATCATTGGGAAAGTATCAAAGAAGTACCACTCCTTGGCAACGATCCTTCATGATGGTTATGCTGCTCATTTGAGTATGCTACAGGCGCACGGAGGCTCGAGACCTGCTCAGGGTAATGCACGTATGGTGATCCCAAGAGGTCAGTTCGGTTTACCCGGACAAAATGCTTCTCTACGACGAAGAAG GTAA